The Phoenix dactylifera cultivar Barhee BC4 unplaced genomic scaffold, palm_55x_up_171113_PBpolish2nd_filt_p 001307F, whole genome shotgun sequence genome has a segment encoding these proteins:
- the LOC120108386 gene encoding uncharacterized protein LOC120108386: MRQMLLRNNITKTGDPTKRHALGRRSPSTRADDPTTEQVSSAAASPAELPASATANPTVENQPARVRLKYRSGTGKKAEQRRARKSGGSKTNVMRPPMPLKEAVAATALAVEEEFSPYSENGRLAGLGQPR, from the exons ATGAGGCAGATGCTCCTCAGAAACAACATAACGAAAACAGGTGACCCCACGAAGCGCCACGCGTTGGGTAGACGCTCCCCCTCTACTAGAG CCGACGATCCCACGACCGAGCAagtctcctccgccgccgcctcccctgCCGAACTTCCAGCATCCGCCACCGCCAACCCCACCGTCGAGAACCAGCCCGCTCGGGTCCGGCTCAAGTACCGGAGCGGCACTGGGAAGAAGGCGGAGCAGCGGCGGGCTAGGAAGTCCGGCGGCAGCAAGACGAATGTGATGCGGCCACCGATGCCGCTCAAGGAGGCGGTGGCGGCGACGGCGCTGGCGGTGGAAGAGGAGTTCAGCCCCTACAGCGAGAACGGGAGGCTGGCCGGGCTAGGCCAACCACGGTGA
- the LOC103699309 gene encoding DPH4 homolog, protein MLFIDKNSIQRTHYDVLSVREDASYDEIRVGYRAAVLSSHPDKLHGTLDESDLRPKQEENFLDVQKAWEVLSDSKSRANYDRELQASRQVVEVVDDEVKLGDMAMETLGDVQEFFHQCRCGDYFLITSLELGEMGISLHENGVEIQTSAELSPSSVLLPCGSCSLKIRLLIDASR, encoded by the coding sequence ATGCTTTTTATTGACAAAAATTCGATCCAAAGGACACACTATGATGTTTTGTCAGTGAGGGAGGATGCGAGCTATGATGAAATCCGAGTGGGTTACAGGGCTGCTGTCCTTAGTTCTCATCCTGATAAATTGCATGGGACACTAGATGAATCGGATCTTCGACCCAAACAAGAAGAAAATTTCCTCGATGTGCAGAAGGCATGGGAAGTTCTTTCTGATTCCAAGTCCAGAGCAAACTATGATAGGGAGCTGCAAGCTTCCAGGCAGGTTGTGGAGGTTGTGGATGATGAAGTCAAATTGGGGGACATGGCAATGGAGACTCTAGGTGATGTTCAAGAGTTCTTCCATCAGTGCAGGTGTGGTGATTATTTCTTGATCACGTCATTGGAGCTTGGGGAGATGGGCATCTCATTGCATGAAAATGGAGTAGAAATACAGACATCTGCTGAACTGTCACCATCCTCAGTACTTCTACCCTGTGGTTCTTGTTCGCTTAAAATCCGTCTTCTTATAGATGCGAGCCGTTGA